The following proteins are encoded in a genomic region of Mycolicibacterium confluentis:
- a CDS encoding aldose 1-epimerase family protein has protein sequence MTGGSQYELTLRAGGRSIRGQIAQVGAAIRHLSIDGVDLTAGVDDRQPVPHSCGTVLVPWPNRVRGGRWAHRGCTQQLDLTDPGTGSALHGLLRDTAYVPTVRSDSSIRLSALVRAQRGYPFPLDTSVRYRLVADGLIATHTVRNVGTACAPVALGAHPFLAIGDVPTEALTLSVNGCRHIDVDDRLIPVGVTAVDGTDWDLRGGRTVADLDLDDAWAVDNDEGATLASLRAPDGRTVSLWGDRHFGYVHVFTTRAFPRGDGSVTAVALEPMTAPADAFNHGVGLRWLKPGDALSATWAIRYAMI, from the coding sequence GTGACCGGCGGATCTCAGTATGAGCTCACCCTGCGTGCCGGCGGACGGTCGATTCGCGGGCAGATCGCGCAGGTGGGCGCAGCGATCCGGCACCTCTCAATCGACGGGGTCGACCTCACCGCGGGTGTCGACGATCGTCAGCCCGTGCCGCACAGTTGCGGGACGGTGCTGGTTCCATGGCCGAATCGAGTGCGCGGCGGCCGCTGGGCTCACCGCGGGTGCACTCAGCAACTCGATCTCACCGACCCCGGCACCGGCAGCGCACTGCACGGGCTGCTCCGGGACACCGCCTACGTGCCCACAGTGCGTTCCGACTCGTCGATCAGGCTCAGCGCCCTGGTGCGCGCGCAGCGCGGCTACCCGTTCCCGCTCGACACCTCGGTCCGCTACCGTCTGGTCGCCGACGGGCTGATTGCCACACACACTGTCCGCAACGTCGGGACCGCCTGTGCTCCAGTCGCCCTCGGGGCGCATCCGTTTCTGGCGATCGGCGACGTGCCGACCGAGGCACTGACGCTGTCAGTCAACGGTTGCCGCCACATCGACGTCGATGACCGGCTCATCCCCGTCGGGGTCACCGCGGTGGACGGAACCGACTGGGATCTTCGCGGTGGGCGCACTGTGGCGGACCTGGATCTCGACGACGCGTGGGCGGTGGACAACGATGAGGGTGCCACGCTGGCGTCGCTGCGCGCGCCGGACGGACGCACCGTGTCACTGTGGGGCGACCGGCATTTCGGTTACGTCCATGTCTTCACCACGCGAGCGTTCCCGCGTGGTGACGGATCCGTGACCGCGGTCGCGCTCGAGCCCATGACCGCTCCCGCGGATGCGTTCAACCACGGCGTGGGGTTGCGCTGGCTGAAGCCCGGCGATGCGCTGTCGGCGACCTGGGCGATCCGGTACGCCATGATCTGA
- a CDS encoding galactokinase encodes MTGPVIRYSAPGRVNLIGEHTDYNLGLALPIALPVRTSVTLRPDACDALEVHSDRVPGSVRIALNTVPGDVTGWAAYVAGVVWALRRAGKRVPGGVMSISGGVDMGSGLASSAALECAVLGAMLAATGELMDPLDRARIAQRAENEYVGTPTGLLDQTAVLCAESRRALLVDFRDLTTRPVPFDPEAYGLALLLINSRAVHRHADGEYATRRAACERAAAALGVSSLREVQGQGISVLSGVPDPVDARRARHVLTENVRVHDMVVALQACDYRHVGGLLSASHDSMRDDFEITTAHLDLIVDTAVHAGALGARMTGGGFGGCVIALVDGARSGVVSEAVRETVRRAGHPAPSIVATQAGPGAGEHIS; translated from the coding sequence ATGACAGGGCCGGTCATTCGGTACTCGGCGCCCGGTCGGGTCAACCTCATCGGGGAGCACACCGATTACAACCTCGGTCTCGCCCTGCCCATCGCGCTTCCCGTCCGCACCTCGGTGACCCTGCGTCCCGACGCCTGCGACGCGCTCGAGGTGCACAGTGATCGCGTGCCGGGATCGGTGCGGATCGCGCTGAACACCGTGCCCGGAGACGTCACCGGGTGGGCCGCCTACGTGGCGGGCGTGGTGTGGGCACTTCGACGCGCCGGCAAACGCGTCCCCGGCGGGGTGATGTCCATCAGCGGCGGAGTCGACATGGGCTCGGGTCTGGCGTCGTCGGCGGCGCTGGAGTGCGCGGTGCTCGGCGCGATGCTCGCGGCCACCGGTGAACTCATGGACCCGCTGGACCGGGCCAGGATCGCTCAGCGCGCAGAGAACGAATACGTCGGCACCCCTACGGGTCTGCTGGATCAGACCGCGGTCCTGTGCGCCGAATCCCGGCGGGCGCTGCTCGTCGACTTTCGCGACCTCACGACGCGTCCGGTGCCGTTCGACCCCGAGGCCTACGGGCTGGCTCTGCTGCTGATCAACTCCCGCGCGGTGCACCGCCACGCCGACGGCGAGTACGCCACCCGACGGGCGGCATGCGAGCGTGCCGCGGCGGCCCTCGGGGTGTCCTCCCTGCGGGAGGTCCAGGGGCAGGGAATCTCGGTGCTGTCGGGTGTGCCGGACCCCGTGGACGCCCGCCGCGCCCGGCACGTCCTCACCGAGAACGTGAGGGTCCACGACATGGTCGTCGCGTTGCAGGCCTGCGACTACCGCCACGTCGGCGGGCTGTTGTCGGCCTCGCACGATTCGATGCGCGACGACTTCGAGATCACCACGGCACACCTGGATCTGATCGTCGACACCGCGGTGCACGCAGGCGCACTCGGTGCCCGGATGACCGGCGGCGGATTCGGCGGGTGCGTCATCGCCCTTGTCGACGGCGCGCGTTCCGGTGTCGTCAGTGAGGCCGTGCGCGAGACCGTGCGGCGGGCCGGACACCCCGCGCCGAGCATCGTCGCCACGCAGGCCGGACCCGGTGCGGGCGAGCACATCTCGTGA